A genomic window from Pseudomonadota bacterium includes:
- a CDS encoding hemerythrin domain-containing protein, translating to MNKPADTPSWIAPMPRDLLGDPLAFFAADHLRQRAAFVLIEQVATADALDRALAAHVLEFLGKDMVVHVLDEEHALFPLLRCRCAPEDDIEHVLGDLSAEHAVEERIAVDILIGLAEALEADCAVGDIEGLGKRMLAFAHAESRHLALENGIILPLARARLSEGDLRDLSARMIRRRAAGS from the coding sequence ATGAACAAACCTGCTGACACCCCGTCCTGGATCGCGCCCATGCCGCGGGACCTGCTCGGCGATCCACTCGCATTCTTTGCGGCCGATCATTTGCGCCAGCGCGCGGCTTTCGTCCTTATCGAACAAGTGGCCACGGCGGATGCGCTGGATCGCGCCCTTGCCGCCCACGTGCTCGAATTTTTGGGGAAGGATATGGTCGTGCATGTGCTTGACGAAGAGCACGCTCTGTTTCCGCTGCTTCGTTGTCGGTGCGCGCCGGAGGACGACATCGAGCATGTGCTCGGGGATCTTTCGGCGGAGCACGCGGTGGAAGAACGCATCGCGGTGGATATCCTCATCGGGTTAGCCGAGGCGCTCGAGGCCGATTGCGCGGTCGGCGACATCGAGGGGCTTGGCAAACGGATGCTTGCCTTTGCGCATGCGGAGAGCCGTCATCTGGCGCTCGAAAACGGAATCATCCTTCCCCTTGCACGGGCGCGGCTGTCGGAGGGCGACCTGCGCGATCTAAGCGCACGTATGATCCGGCGCCGCGCCGCCGGCTCGTAA
- the narJ gene encoding nitrate reductase molybdenum cofactor assembly chaperone codes for MMRTLKVLSALLSYPDDALKEGAPTLREAIVEEALLPAHAQERVLELIGQMEARDLYDLQERYILLFDRTRSLSLHLFEHLHGEGRDRGQAMVDLMALYQRHGLEISAKELPDYLPLFLEFLSILPLEEARETLSQPLHVIAALGERLRKRESPYAGVFAALQDLATGTPDDADLKALMDEPEDDPNDLVALDARWEAEAVTFGPTAPDPAGGCPRVSDILKQMRADPTPPDSLAGDAPPGTN; via the coding sequence ATGATGCGGACGCTTAAGGTGCTGTCGGCGCTTCTGTCCTATCCCGACGACGCGCTCAAAGAGGGAGCGCCCACGCTCCGCGAGGCAATCGTCGAAGAGGCCCTGCTGCCGGCCCATGCGCAGGAGCGGGTGCTGGAGCTGATCGGGCAGATGGAAGCCCGCGATCTCTACGATCTGCAGGAGCGCTATATCCTGCTGTTCGACCGCACGCGCTCGCTATCGCTTCATCTTTTCGAACACCTCCATGGAGAAGGACGCGATCGCGGTCAGGCGATGGTCGATCTGATGGCGCTTTATCAACGCCACGGGCTGGAAATCAGCGCCAAGGAATTGCCCGACTATCTGCCGCTGTTCCTGGAGTTCCTGTCGATTTTGCCGCTTGAGGAGGCGCGTGAGACACTGTCGCAGCCGCTTCACGTCATCGCGGCGCTGGGTGAAAGACTGCGCAAGCGGGAAAGCCCGTATGCCGGCGTTTTTGCCGCGCTACAGGATTTGGCAACGGGCACGCCGGATGATGCCGATCTCAAGGCGCTGATGGATGAGCCCGAGGATGACCCCAACGATCTGGTTGCTCTCGACGCGAGATGGGAAGCAGAGGCCGTCACCTTCGGTCCCACCGCTCCCGACCCGGCGGGCGGGTGCCCCAGGGTGTCCGACATACTGAAGCAAATGCGCGCCGACCCGACGCCACCGGATAGCCTGGCGGGAGACGCGCCCCCTGGCACAAACTGA
- the narI gene encoding respiratory nitrate reductase subunit gamma yields the protein MADYLNMLVFGIYPYIALAVMATGCIVRYDREPYTWRSGSSQLLRRHQLVWGSNLFHIGVLIVFLGHLVGLLTPIEIFDAVGIGHGFKQLMATVVGGIAGVMCLTGGAMLLHRRLADPRIRHTSSFGDIAILILLLLQLVLGLGTIPVSMGHLDGQEMVKFMAWAQGIFTFRSGAALHVADVHWVFKTHLFLGLTIFVVFPFTRLVHMLSMPVRYFWRPGYQIVRTRGSHAIRRAGNPGGGTPRE from the coding sequence ATGGCCGACTATCTCAATATGCTGGTTTTTGGCATCTATCCCTATATCGCGCTTGCCGTGATGGCGACCGGCTGCATTGTGCGCTACGACCGCGAGCCCTATACTTGGCGGTCCGGATCTAGCCAGCTTCTGCGCCGGCACCAACTGGTCTGGGGGTCCAACCTCTTCCATATCGGTGTGCTGATTGTCTTCCTTGGTCACTTGGTCGGGCTGCTGACCCCGATCGAGATATTCGACGCGGTGGGGATCGGCCATGGCTTCAAGCAGCTGATGGCAACCGTGGTCGGCGGTATCGCGGGCGTCATGTGCCTGACCGGCGGCGCAATGCTACTGCATCGCCGCCTGGCCGACCCGCGCATCCGGCACACCTCGTCATTTGGCGACATCGCCATTTTGATCTTGCTGTTGCTCCAGCTGGTGCTCGGACTTGGCACCATTCCGGTATCCATGGGGCATCTGGACGGGCAGGAGATGGTCAAGTTCATGGCCTGGGCGCAGGGCATCTTCACCTTCCGGTCCGGGGCGGCACTTCACGTGGCGGATGTGCATTGGGTGTTCAAGACGCACCTTTTCTTGGGGCTCACCATTTTTGTGGTGTTTCCATTCACGCGGCTGGTTCACATGTTGAGCATGCCGGTCCGGTATTTCTGGCGGCCGGGTTACCAGATCGTGCGGACGCGTGGATCCCATGCTATACGCCGCGCCGGCAATCCCGGCGGCGGGACGCCGAGGGAGTAA
- a CDS encoding peptidylprolyl isomerase, whose amino-acid sequence METIVVNGTEIPPAVIAAEIQNHPAASADKARADAICALVVRELLLQEARRLGLAPDPMVDEDGRRETDDEALIRQLFNREVVVPDVDDASCRRYYANNLNRFRSQDIFEAAHILLSASPADAEAYEAAAREAKAILSTVMDDPKSFAGIARQRSDCPSGKDGGCLGQVTRGQTLPEFETFLFALEEGQLSPVPVKTRYGIHVLRLDRRIEGRTLPFDFVKAKIAAYLENASWRLAVSQYIRILAGRAEIKGVDLAGAESPLVQ is encoded by the coding sequence ATGGAAACCATCGTCGTCAATGGAACGGAAATTCCACCGGCCGTCATTGCGGCGGAAATTCAGAACCACCCCGCCGCCAGCGCCGATAAGGCGCGCGCCGACGCTATTTGCGCTCTGGTCGTGCGGGAGCTCCTGCTTCAGGAAGCGCGTCGGCTCGGGCTTGCGCCGGACCCGATGGTGGACGAGGACGGCCGACGCGAGACCGATGACGAGGCCCTCATCCGCCAGCTTTTCAATCGTGAGGTCGTTGTGCCGGATGTCGACGATGCGAGTTGCCGGCGCTACTATGCGAATAACCTCAATCGGTTTCGCAGCCAGGACATCTTCGAAGCGGCGCACATCTTGCTGTCCGCATCGCCCGCGGACGCAGAAGCCTACGAAGCTGCCGCCCGCGAAGCGAAGGCGATCCTATCTACGGTGATGGACGATCCGAAGTCATTCGCGGGCATCGCCCGGCAGCGATCCGACTGTCCGTCCGGAAAGGATGGCGGCTGCCTCGGCCAGGTGACGCGCGGCCAGACATTGCCCGAATTCGAGACGTTTCTGTTTGCGTTGGAGGAGGGGCAGCTTTCGCCGGTGCCAGTCAAGACCCGATATGGTATCCATGTGCTTCGGCTCGATCGCAGGATCGAGGGCCGGACACTGCCGTTCGATTTCGTGAAGGCCAAAATCGCCGCCTATTTGGAAAACGCGAGCTGGCGTCTTGCCGTCTCTCAATATATCAGAATTCTGGCCGGCCGGGCCGAGATCAAGGGGGTTGACCTGGCGGGCGCGGAAAGTCCCCTTGTTCAATGA